One segment of Panthera uncia isolate 11264 chromosome A3 unlocalized genomic scaffold, Puncia_PCG_1.0 HiC_scaffold_12, whole genome shotgun sequence DNA contains the following:
- the LBH gene encoding protein LBH isoform X1, whose translation MSVYFPIHCPDYLRSAEMTEVMMNAPSMEEIGLNPRKDGLSYQIFPDPSDFDRSCKVKDRLPSIVVEPTEGEVESGELRWPPEEFVVQEDEQDNCEDTEKDNKEQ comes from the exons ATGTCTGTATATTTCCCCATTCACTG CCCTGACTACCTGAGATCTGCCGAGATGACTGAGGTGATGATGAACGCCCCATCCATGGAGGAGATTGGCCTCAACCCCCGAAAGGATGGCCTTTCCTATCAG ATCTTCCCCGACCCGTCGGACTTTGACCGCTCCTGCAAAGTGAAGGACCGCCTGCCCTCCATTGTGGTAGAGCCCACGGAGGGCGAGGTGGAGAGCGGGGAGCTCCGGTGGCCCCCCGAGGAGTTCGTGGTCCAGGAGGATGAGCAGGACAactgtgaagacacagagaaagacaacaagGAGCAATAG
- the LBH gene encoding protein LBH isoform X2: MTEVMMNAPSMEEIGLNPRKDGLSYQIFPDPSDFDRSCKVKDRLPSIVVEPTEGEVESGELRWPPEEFVVQEDEQDNCEDTEKDNKEQ; this comes from the exons ATGACTGAGGTGATGATGAACGCCCCATCCATGGAGGAGATTGGCCTCAACCCCCGAAAGGATGGCCTTTCCTATCAG ATCTTCCCCGACCCGTCGGACTTTGACCGCTCCTGCAAAGTGAAGGACCGCCTGCCCTCCATTGTGGTAGAGCCCACGGAGGGCGAGGTGGAGAGCGGGGAGCTCCGGTGGCCCCCCGAGGAGTTCGTGGTCCAGGAGGATGAGCAGGACAactgtgaagacacagagaaagacaacaagGAGCAATAG